The proteins below are encoded in one region of Haematospirillum jordaniae:
- a CDS encoding ABC transporter ATP-binding protein gives MIRLENVGKTYRTSEMETRALTNVSLDIDGGEFVSIMGPSGSGKSTLLSILGLLDTPSEGTIQFGNTTVSEERDSLLTELRRKHIGFVFQAFNLIPHLSIERNVELGLVYRGVGKAERRKRSLDVLKSVGLEARAKHYPAQLSGGQQQRAAIARALVGDPTIILADEPTGNLDSQNGEQILDMLQGIVASGKTVVMVTHDERQAQRAHRTISMKDGRIVL, from the coding sequence GTGATACGATTGGAAAACGTCGGAAAGACCTATCGGACGTCGGAAATGGAAACCCGGGCTCTGACAAACGTAAGCCTTGATATTGATGGTGGTGAGTTTGTTTCGATTATGGGGCCTTCAGGCTCGGGGAAATCGACCTTACTCAGCATTCTCGGTTTGCTAGATACTCCGAGTGAAGGAACGATCCAGTTCGGGAATACGACGGTTAGCGAAGAACGTGACAGCTTGTTGACGGAACTGCGCCGCAAACACATCGGGTTCGTGTTCCAGGCATTCAACCTGATCCCGCACCTCAGTATCGAACGGAATGTGGAGCTGGGGTTGGTCTATCGGGGTGTCGGGAAGGCAGAACGCCGCAAGCGCAGTCTGGACGTACTGAAATCTGTGGGGCTGGAGGCCCGGGCAAAGCATTATCCGGCTCAGCTGTCGGGTGGACAGCAGCAGAGAGCCGCCATTGCACGAGCCCTTGTGGGGGATCCCACTATCATTCTGGCTGATGAGCCGACCGGAAATCTCGACAGCCAGAATGGTGAACAAATTCTCGATATGCTGCAGGGCATAGTCGCCAGCGGCAAAACGGTTGTGATGGTCACACATGACGAACGGCAGGCGCAGCGGGCGCACAGGACAATCTCTATGAAGGACGGTCGTATTGTCCTGTAA
- a CDS encoding efflux RND transporter periplasmic adaptor subunit has product MRLLFWRDQLVDEDPGRVVLLATDRPVQRRRRWPYMVSGTAVLLVAGLVALYVLSSRAASTLAVSPEGLTIATATTGPFTEFIPLRGRILPRETVYLDLVQEGRVEEIFQRAGDYVEVGAPLVRTSNPTLELSISTQESNAINHLDQQMSLRLSLSQALGNAEAELKEATYRVEQLQRTYTMQKQLSERGVSPAAKEKSLGEDLAYWTALSEIRSRALERTKLQAEEIERSISETSRRLDETIHTARSQLDALTLRAPITGYLTHLDVSLGQHLTAGQSVGQIDNNEGFKVEAQLDEFYLDRVRIGQRVLGSIGGADVVLTVTRISPRITEGKFKVEADFASSVSLPGVTRGQAITGRLELAQQNDSILTIPLGAFWETTGGNWVFVVDGSTATRRTIKAGRRTVDAVEVLEGLTEGERIITSSYQGFDNYRNLTLN; this is encoded by the coding sequence ATGCGGCTCTTGTTCTGGCGTGATCAGCTGGTGGACGAAGACCCGGGCAGGGTTGTTTTGCTTGCGACCGACCGGCCTGTCCAGCGTCGTCGCCGTTGGCCCTATATGGTCAGTGGTACGGCAGTGCTGCTTGTTGCCGGTCTGGTGGCTCTCTATGTCCTGTCAAGCCGGGCCGCCTCGACCCTTGCGGTGTCACCGGAAGGATTGACGATTGCGACAGCCACAACAGGGCCCTTCACTGAATTCATTCCCCTGCGAGGCCGCATTTTGCCGCGGGAGACCGTTTATCTCGACCTTGTGCAGGAGGGACGTGTTGAAGAGATCTTTCAGCGTGCCGGCGATTATGTCGAGGTTGGTGCTCCTCTTGTCAGGACCTCAAATCCAACGCTGGAGCTGTCGATCTCAACGCAGGAATCCAACGCGATCAATCATCTCGATCAACAGATGTCGCTCCGGTTAAGTCTCTCGCAGGCGCTCGGCAACGCTGAAGCCGAGCTGAAAGAGGCGACATACCGGGTCGAACAGTTGCAGCGGACATATACGATGCAGAAGCAGTTGTCGGAGAGAGGCGTCAGCCCGGCAGCCAAGGAAAAAAGCCTTGGCGAGGATCTTGCCTACTGGACAGCTCTTTCTGAAATTCGAAGTCGCGCGCTTGAGCGTACCAAGTTGCAAGCTGAGGAGATCGAGCGTTCCATCAGCGAGACATCCCGCCGTCTTGATGAAACGATCCATACTGCCAGGTCACAGCTTGATGCCCTGACCTTGCGGGCGCCGATTACGGGCTATCTTACGCACCTTGATGTCAGTTTGGGGCAGCACCTTACAGCCGGGCAATCCGTAGGACAGATTGACAATAACGAGGGTTTCAAGGTCGAGGCACAGCTTGATGAGTTTTACCTTGACCGTGTCCGGATTGGACAGAGGGTTCTTGGGTCGATTGGTGGTGCCGATGTAGTGTTGACCGTCACGCGCATTTCCCCGCGTATTACGGAGGGGAAGTTCAAGGTTGAGGCTGATTTTGCCTCGTCTGTTTCCCTCCCGGGTGTCACGCGGGGGCAGGCGATCACCGGTCGGCTGGAGCTGGCGCAGCAGAACGACAGCATTTTGACAATTCCGCTGGGGGCGTTCTGGGAAACAACCGGAGGCAACTGGGTCTTTGTTGTCGATGGATCAACCGCTACCCGAAGGACTATCAAGGCTGGTCGCCGAACTGTTGACGCCGTAGAGGTGCTTGAGGGTCTCACCGAGGGGGAACGCATCATAACGTCAAGTTATCAGGGATTCGATAACTACCGGAACCTGACCCTGAACTAG
- a CDS encoding ABC transporter permease, with protein sequence MREFFGLSAIRDIIPVVVNFFGTAVGFVAVGLCLLMIRAELSHDTWVRNSERAYRLHMVISPPGAQTIPLPSVSLRLAEAVGQLSGVEDVTRLSRETLVIARHGTRYSETVQVVDPNFLDAFGLGLSERTGPTVLDAPGSVVLTREAAQKYFGNINAVGQVLELDTGDSLRVTGVLDPVPRNTHLDLNILVSSRSPFTALNQQSRLASPSKGSAYTYFWLRDGVGAKDMASRLSGLLAITPVMPPEAMAVVKPALGMMPVSEIHLNSFPAGELKPGGSRTMLGILAAIAVTITVIVCINFSVLMMSRTEARTLEYGVRRTFGATRLQVVFGSLREGTVVTIAAMALAAAIIVAGHPIVAGLSGATVLVGMSDFLVLLVPPLVVALVAGMAVILPANAAARMSPVETLKQDMPQRKVTWETIPVVVQFSLTTIIAVLSLVVAEQTSFAVRSSVQAAGTGVFIIDAGATGLPPSALATFRDEARRIPGVRSVSLSEIVPTNFSTSMLSLRNQGQAAPSSFSSNSVDSSFFEAFGLEPIAGRLFADPTAGQADVQGIVLSEAALPALGFRDAQSAIGATVVSTWSEEPVSFEVLGVVPDMTMKSVDAPLERMVYFSVGGNGRFIAIALDNPQDASMMDQIIARWREICNDAVLNGRFLDDRLADLYRPLEKTKQALFALSLVAMATSCLGVYALTSLLSIRQRREVGIRRALGATRSNVTAYLSMRFLMPVIAGIVLGIPVSVGIALSWLSGYTHRIALGPSPFLASATGVMMIGMVAMVHHTIRLSGTEPASALRQ encoded by the coding sequence GTGCGTGAGTTTTTCGGGTTAAGTGCGATACGAGACATCATTCCGGTCGTCGTGAATTTTTTTGGAACCGCTGTTGGTTTTGTCGCAGTCGGCTTGTGCCTTCTGATGATCCGGGCGGAGCTTTCCCATGATACATGGGTCCGTAACAGCGAACGGGCGTATCGTCTCCATATGGTGATTTCACCGCCTGGTGCCCAAACAATTCCACTGCCTTCTGTCAGCCTACGCTTGGCCGAAGCCGTCGGGCAACTTTCCGGTGTTGAGGATGTGACGCGCCTGTCGCGTGAAACACTGGTCATTGCGCGCCATGGAACACGGTATTCAGAAACAGTCCAGGTTGTTGACCCGAACTTCCTTGATGCTTTTGGTCTGGGTCTGAGCGAAAGAACCGGTCCAACTGTTCTGGATGCACCCGGCAGTGTTGTTCTTACCCGCGAAGCCGCGCAGAAATACTTCGGGAATATAAATGCCGTAGGGCAGGTCCTTGAGCTTGATACAGGCGACAGCTTGCGGGTAACAGGGGTTCTGGATCCGGTCCCCCGGAATACGCATCTTGACCTGAATATCCTTGTAAGCAGCAGAAGCCCCTTTACGGCTCTGAACCAGCAAAGTCGCTTGGCCAGTCCCAGCAAAGGTAGTGCCTACACCTATTTCTGGCTCAGGGATGGCGTCGGAGCGAAGGACATGGCATCCCGGCTTTCCGGTCTTCTGGCCATAACCCCGGTCATGCCGCCGGAAGCGATGGCCGTTGTCAAACCGGCCCTCGGTATGATGCCTGTTTCGGAGATTCACCTGAATTCTTTTCCGGCCGGTGAGTTGAAGCCGGGAGGAAGCCGGACGATGCTTGGCATTCTGGCTGCAATTGCCGTAACAATCACAGTGATTGTCTGTATTAACTTCTCTGTTCTGATGATGTCCCGTACCGAGGCGCGAACCCTTGAATACGGGGTGCGTCGGACGTTCGGTGCAACCAGGCTTCAGGTTGTTTTTGGCAGTCTTCGAGAAGGGACTGTGGTAACCATCGCAGCGATGGCGCTCGCTGCTGCAATCATTGTGGCTGGGCACCCGATTGTTGCCGGTCTGTCTGGCGCGACCGTACTGGTGGGTATGTCCGATTTCCTTGTCCTGTTGGTGCCGCCGCTTGTCGTTGCTCTTGTGGCGGGCATGGCAGTCATACTGCCCGCGAATGCAGCAGCTCGAATGTCTCCGGTGGAGACTCTCAAACAAGACATGCCGCAGCGAAAGGTCACGTGGGAGACGATTCCCGTCGTGGTACAGTTTTCACTGACAACCATCATCGCTGTCCTCTCGCTTGTTGTCGCCGAGCAGACCTCTTTTGCCGTTCGCAGTAGTGTTCAGGCTGCAGGAACCGGCGTTTTCATCATTGATGCGGGGGCAACGGGCCTGCCGCCTTCAGCCTTGGCGACATTTCGCGATGAGGCCCGTCGCATTCCGGGCGTTCGCTCTGTATCTCTGTCAGAGATTGTGCCAACGAACTTCAGTACATCGATGCTGTCACTGAGGAACCAAGGCCAGGCAGCGCCAAGTAGTTTTTCGTCAAATTCGGTAGATTCGTCTTTTTTCGAGGCGTTTGGTCTTGAACCAATAGCAGGACGGTTGTTTGCCGACCCCACAGCCGGGCAGGCTGATGTGCAGGGCATTGTGCTCAGCGAGGCGGCTCTACCTGCGCTCGGGTTCCGGGACGCGCAATCGGCCATTGGTGCCACAGTTGTTTCAACATGGTCGGAGGAACCCGTTTCTTTCGAGGTTCTGGGGGTGGTTCCCGACATGACCATGAAATCGGTTGATGCCCCTCTTGAACGGATGGTCTACTTCTCCGTCGGTGGAAACGGCAGGTTTATAGCGATTGCACTCGACAATCCGCAGGATGCGTCCATGATGGATCAGATCATAGCCCGCTGGCGGGAGATTTGTAACGACGCCGTGCTCAATGGCCGTTTTCTGGACGACCGACTTGCCGATCTCTATCGGCCTCTTGAGAAGACGAAGCAGGCTCTCTTTGCTCTCAGTCTTGTTGCCATGGCCACATCGTGCTTGGGCGTCTATGCACTGACATCGCTTCTGTCAATCCGGCAGCGTCGCGAGGTCGGTATCCGCCGTGCGCTGGGAGCCACGCGGAGCAATGTCACGGCTTATCTTTCAATGCGGTTCTTGATGCCGGTCATTGCGGGTATCGTCCTGGGAATACCGGTTTCGGTCGGGATCGCTCTTTCGTGGTTGAGTGGTTATACCCATCGAATCGCCTTGGGTCCGTCTCCATTTCTGGCATCTGCAACCGGGGTCATGATGATCGGAATGGTGGCCATGGTGCACCACACAATCCGGCTGTCTGGCACCGAACCAGCGTCAGCACTGCGACAGTAG